The Agromyces mangrovi genome contains a region encoding:
- a CDS encoding ArsR/SmtB family transcription factor, with translation MHAFDVLGDPVRRRILELLADGERPAGAIVEVIAGEFGITQPAVSRHLRVLRETGFATVRAEGARRLYAVDGAGIDDAERQLARYRAQWSQRLDALHTEVARGLRGRRAPDAADDPTHDRDRTDETETT, from the coding sequence GTGCACGCATTCGATGTCCTCGGCGACCCGGTCCGCCGGCGCATCCTCGAGCTCCTCGCCGACGGCGAGCGGCCCGCGGGCGCGATCGTCGAGGTGATCGCCGGCGAGTTCGGCATCACCCAGCCCGCGGTCTCCCGGCACCTGCGGGTGCTGCGCGAGACCGGGTTCGCGACCGTGCGGGCCGAGGGCGCCCGTCGGCTCTACGCGGTCGACGGCGCGGGCATCGACGACGCCGAGCGACAGCTCGCGCGCTACCGCGCGCAGTGGTCGCAGCGGCTCGACGCCCTGCACACCGAGGTCGCCCGCGGACTGCGGGGGCGGCGCGCGCCGGACGCCGCCGACGATCCCACCCACGACCGCGACCGCACCGACGAGACGGAGACGACATGA
- a CDS encoding DUF4349 domain-containing protein: MRRIAAAGAGILLTALVLTGCSFSANDSATVSEPGVVGPEVMGPDGEMQLRDGDMAMDEFAEESSGGADAADDRSVITNGSVSITVDDPIAASQRATGIVTAAGGRVDSRTEYPEADNRQASASLLLRIPAERLDATLQELQELGTVNTVSVSSTDVTMQVEDLDARIGALQTSVNRLTQLLAQADDISDLITIETELTNRQAQLDSLVAQRAAVGDQVEFATVWLELYAPGIVAPAEPDSFWDGVVAGWNALWGFLGGLMVAFGVLAPWLLFLAVIAAVATGIVLLAVRGSRRSNRAAPTAGPAAPEGATDASEPAPTGDGGSDGRA, from the coding sequence ATGAGACGCATCGCAGCCGCCGGAGCCGGCATCCTGCTCACCGCACTGGTCCTCACCGGGTGCTCGTTCTCGGCGAACGACTCGGCCACCGTGTCGGAGCCCGGCGTGGTCGGGCCCGAGGTGATGGGGCCCGACGGCGAGATGCAGCTGCGCGACGGCGACATGGCGATGGACGAGTTCGCCGAGGAGTCGTCGGGCGGTGCGGATGCCGCGGACGACCGCAGCGTCATCACGAACGGATCGGTGTCGATCACGGTCGACGACCCGATCGCCGCATCGCAGCGGGCCACCGGCATCGTGACCGCGGCGGGCGGCCGCGTCGACAGCCGCACCGAGTACCCCGAGGCCGACAACCGGCAGGCGAGCGCGTCGCTGCTGCTGCGCATCCCCGCCGAGCGCCTCGACGCGACGCTGCAGGAGCTCCAGGAGCTCGGCACCGTGAACACCGTGTCGGTCAGCTCGACCGACGTGACGATGCAGGTCGAGGACCTCGACGCGCGCATCGGCGCGCTCCAGACCTCGGTGAACCGCCTCACCCAGCTGCTCGCGCAGGCCGACGACATCTCCGACCTGATCACCATCGAGACCGAGCTCACCAACCGGCAGGCGCAGCTCGACTCGCTCGTGGCCCAGCGCGCGGCGGTCGGCGACCAGGTCGAGTTCGCGACGGTCTGGCTCGAGCTCTACGCCCCCGGCATCGTGGCGCCGGCCGAGCCCGACTCGTTCTGGGACGGCGTCGTCGCCGGCTGGAACGCGCTCTGGGGCTTCCTCGGCGGGCTCATGGTCGCGTTCGGCGTGCTGGCCCCGTGGCTGCTCTTCCTCGCGGTGATCGCCGCGGTCGCGACCGGCATCGTGCTGCTCGCCGTGCGCGGCAGCCGCCGGTCGAACCGGGCCGCGCCGACGGCGGGGCCGGCTGCGCCGGAGGGGGCGACGGATGCCTCCGAGCCCGCGCCGACCGGCGACGGAGGCAGCGACGGCCGGGCGTAG
- a CDS encoding cation:proton antiporter regulatory subunit, which yields MGVRIEKVDLPGIGVRHDLVTDAGRRISVVSLRDGEHDLGVFDRDDPDTCRETVALSDDEASALADLLGASVMMSRLTSFADGSTGVFTEQLELPTDSPYLNARLGDTQMRTRTSVSIVAIVRDGTVVPSPTPAEVLRARDVIVAVGTREGLDAASRLIAHGPG from the coding sequence GTGGGCGTGAGAATCGAGAAGGTCGACCTGCCGGGCATCGGCGTCCGGCACGACCTCGTGACCGACGCGGGTCGGCGCATCAGCGTCGTCTCGCTGCGCGACGGCGAGCATGACCTCGGCGTCTTCGACCGGGACGACCCGGACACCTGCCGGGAGACGGTCGCGCTGAGCGACGACGAGGCCTCGGCGCTGGCGGACCTGCTCGGGGCATCGGTGATGATGTCGCGGCTGACGAGCTTCGCCGACGGATCCACCGGCGTCTTCACCGAGCAGCTGGAGCTGCCGACCGACTCGCCGTACCTGAACGCGCGCCTCGGCGACACGCAGATGCGCACGCGCACGAGCGTGTCGATCGTCGCGATCGTGCGCGACGGCACGGTGGTGCCGTCGCCGACGCCGGCCGAGGTGCTGCGCGCGCGCGACGTCATCGTCGCCGTCGGCACGCGCGAGGGCCTCGACGCGGCCTCCCGCCTGATCGCACACGGCCCCGGCTGA
- a CDS encoding aldo/keto reductase, which translates to MTDSLVPSVRLNDGHDIPQLGFGVFKVDPVETERIVTDALEAGYRHIDTARIYGNEEGVGRAIAASGIPREELYITTKLWNDDQGGDSARAAFDASLERLGLDYVDLYLVHWPVPSQDRYVEAWNALAGIRETGRSRSIGVSNHLVPHLERLAAETGVTPAVNQIELSPYHQQRDVVAYCAEHGIAVEAWGPLGQGKTALLGDPAVVGIAERHGVSPAQALLRWHLQRGFVVFPKTTSRARMEENLDVFGFELDATEVAQLDALPPTGEHADPMTVGA; encoded by the coding sequence ATGACTGATTCACTCGTCCCGAGTGTCCGCCTCAACGACGGACACGACATCCCGCAGCTGGGCTTCGGCGTCTTCAAGGTCGACCCCGTGGAGACCGAGCGCATCGTGACCGACGCGCTCGAGGCCGGGTACCGGCACATCGACACCGCACGCATCTACGGCAATGAGGAGGGGGTCGGGCGCGCGATCGCGGCGTCGGGCATCCCCCGCGAGGAGCTGTACATCACGACGAAGCTCTGGAACGACGATCAGGGCGGCGACTCGGCACGGGCCGCATTCGATGCGAGCCTCGAGCGCCTCGGCCTCGACTACGTCGACCTCTACCTGGTGCACTGGCCGGTGCCGTCCCAGGACCGCTACGTCGAGGCGTGGAACGCGCTCGCCGGCATCCGCGAGACCGGGCGCTCGCGCTCCATCGGCGTCTCGAACCACCTCGTGCCGCACCTCGAGCGGCTCGCCGCGGAGACCGGGGTGACGCCCGCCGTCAACCAGATCGAGCTGAGCCCCTACCACCAGCAGCGCGACGTGGTCGCCTACTGCGCCGAGCACGGCATCGCCGTCGAGGCGTGGGGTCCGCTCGGCCAGGGCAAGACCGCCCTGCTCGGCGACCCCGCCGTGGTGGGCATCGCCGAGCGCCACGGGGTGTCGCCGGCGCAGGCGCTCCTGCGCTGGCACCTGCAGCGCGGGTTCGTCGTCTTCCCGAAGACCACCTCGCGGGCGCGCATGGAGGAGAACCTCGACGTGTTCGGGTTCGAGCTGGATGCGACCGAGGTCGCGCAGCTCGACGCGCTGCCGCCGACCGGGGAGCACGCCGATCCGATGACCGTCGGCGCCTGA
- the hrpA gene encoding ATP-dependent RNA helicase HrpA yields the protein MLPTITYPAELPVSGMRDEITRAVRDHQVVIVAGATGSGKTTQLPKICLELGRESIAHTQPRRIAARTIAERIGEELGSEVGDLVGYQVRFTDRVSESTRIKVMTDGILLNEIHHDRMLRRYDTIIIDEAHERSLNIDFLLGYLKQLLPKRPDLKVIVTSATIDPESFARHFADAAGEPAPVIEVSGRTYPVEIRYRPLVGEAGDDEEDEGAAADDKDVQQGILDALDELDREAPGDVLVFLSGENEIRDAEEAVRGHAARRGGAGVTEVLPLYGRLSAADQHRVFEPSKVAGLRRRVILATNVAETSLTVPGIRYVVDAGTARISRYSTRAKVQRLPIEPISQASANQRSGRSGRTSDGIAIRLYAEEDYEKRPEFTDPEVLRTNLAAVILQMASLGLGAVEDFPFLTPPDVRGIRDGLDLLRELGALEDRDSRDGPRLTRVGRQLSRLPIEPRYARMVIESKAQGVSREVLAIVAGMTIQDPRERPLEKREQANAMHARFVDPTSDFLTLLNLWNHLEEQQRQLGSSAFRRMCRTEFLNYLRVREWQDLYRQLVRLAKPLGLHVGEPRVNADGIHRALLSGLLSHIGLRDDTATDAARGRGKGRPEASGRRPSREFVGARNTRFQVFPGSALAKKPPAAIMTAELVETSRLFARTAAAIDPAWAEPLAGSLVKRSYGEPRWDPKQGSAIADEKVLLFGVPIVPKRRMQLARADAPLARELFIRHALVDEEWDTSRLDRRVFAWVRANRALRAELGDLEARTRRRDILAGDEAVVAFYEERVPADVSTTRGFEKWWRTEHRTRPDLFTMRREDLVGDEADGRGDGFPDQWRQGDQTIRLAYRFDPGADDDGVTATVPLVLLPRLSPVGFDWQVPGLRDELVQAMLRTLPKSIRRSVVPAAEWAARIGDELPGGPEDGAEREPLAEVVAATIKRLTFTPVTADDFDPERVPAHLRMTFRVVDERGRAVGSGTDLTELQRRLADRTRAAVADAVSKPGRARGRQRPAETAAADTAGAASAGPAIAERSGVTAWEWDELPRHVDTRQAGNVIRAYPALVDDGDAVSVRLVATAAERDRASRRGIRRLLVLATPSPVSYVQEHLSNQEKLLLAASPYGGTRALLDDCLAACVDAVLRERHPDGLLFTRAEFEAVRDAVSASVMQRLDDTVALVTRVLQRWREADRAIRGATSLPLMHALGDARAQLDALVRPGFVLATGLERLVHLPRYVEGIVVRVRKLQEQPGRDRQWMNELEKATAAYESAGGAIPLAADSPAELVRARWLLEELRVSLFAQELRTAEPVSVQRIAKALAG from the coding sequence GTGCTTCCCACGATCACCTACCCCGCCGAGCTGCCGGTCTCCGGCATGCGCGACGAGATCACGCGCGCCGTGCGCGATCACCAGGTCGTGATCGTGGCCGGCGCGACCGGCTCGGGCAAGACGACGCAGCTGCCGAAGATCTGCCTCGAGCTCGGGCGCGAGTCGATCGCGCACACCCAGCCGCGCCGCATCGCCGCGCGCACCATCGCCGAGCGCATCGGCGAGGAGCTGGGCTCCGAGGTCGGCGACCTCGTCGGCTACCAGGTGCGCTTCACCGACCGCGTGAGCGAGTCGACCCGCATCAAGGTGATGACCGACGGCATCCTGCTCAACGAGATCCACCACGATCGGATGCTGCGCCGCTACGACACGATCATCATCGACGAGGCCCACGAGCGCAGCCTCAACATCGACTTCCTGCTCGGCTACCTGAAGCAGCTGCTGCCGAAGCGGCCTGACCTCAAGGTGATCGTCACGAGCGCGACGATCGACCCCGAGAGCTTCGCTCGGCACTTCGCGGATGCCGCGGGCGAACCGGCGCCGGTCATCGAGGTGTCCGGCCGCACCTACCCGGTCGAGATCCGCTACCGCCCGCTCGTCGGCGAGGCCGGCGACGACGAGGAGGACGAGGGCGCCGCGGCCGACGACAAGGACGTGCAGCAGGGCATCCTCGACGCGCTCGACGAGCTCGACCGCGAAGCGCCGGGCGACGTGCTCGTGTTCCTCTCGGGCGAGAACGAGATCCGCGACGCCGAGGAGGCGGTGCGCGGCCACGCCGCACGCCGCGGCGGTGCGGGCGTCACCGAGGTGCTCCCCCTGTACGGCCGACTGTCGGCCGCCGACCAGCACCGCGTGTTCGAGCCGTCGAAGGTCGCGGGCCTCCGGCGCCGGGTGATCCTCGCGACGAACGTCGCAGAGACGAGCCTCACCGTGCCCGGCATCCGCTACGTGGTCGACGCCGGCACCGCACGCATCAGCCGCTACTCGACGCGCGCGAAGGTGCAGCGCCTGCCGATCGAGCCGATCTCGCAGGCGTCGGCGAACCAGCGCTCGGGCCGATCGGGCCGCACGAGCGACGGCATCGCGATCCGCCTCTACGCCGAGGAGGACTACGAGAAGCGCCCCGAGTTCACCGACCCCGAGGTGCTGCGCACCAACCTCGCGGCGGTCATCCTCCAGATGGCGTCGCTCGGGCTCGGCGCGGTCGAGGACTTCCCGTTCCTCACGCCACCCGATGTCCGCGGCATCCGCGACGGCCTCGACCTGCTGCGCGAGCTCGGCGCGCTCGAGGACCGCGACTCGCGCGACGGCCCGCGCCTCACGCGCGTCGGCCGCCAGCTCTCGCGCCTGCCGATCGAGCCCCGCTACGCCCGCATGGTCATCGAGTCGAAGGCGCAGGGCGTCTCGCGCGAGGTGCTCGCGATCGTGGCCGGCATGACCATCCAGGACCCGCGCGAGCGCCCGCTCGAGAAGCGTGAACAGGCGAACGCGATGCACGCCCGGTTCGTCGACCCGACGAGCGACTTCCTCACCCTGCTGAACCTCTGGAACCACCTCGAGGAGCAGCAGCGGCAGCTCGGGTCGAGTGCGTTCCGGCGCATGTGCCGCACCGAGTTCCTGAACTACCTGCGCGTGCGCGAGTGGCAGGACCTGTACCGCCAGCTCGTGCGCCTCGCGAAGCCGCTCGGCCTGCACGTCGGCGAGCCGCGCGTCAACGCCGACGGCATCCACCGGGCGCTGCTGTCGGGGCTGCTCTCGCACATCGGGCTGCGCGACGACACGGCGACGGATGCCGCGCGGGGACGCGGGAAGGGCCGCCCCGAGGCATCCGGCCGCCGCCCCAGCCGCGAGTTCGTCGGGGCGCGCAACACCCGGTTCCAGGTGTTCCCGGGCTCGGCGCTCGCGAAGAAGCCGCCGGCCGCGATCATGACCGCCGAGCTCGTCGAGACGAGCCGCCTCTTCGCGCGCACCGCCGCCGCGATCGACCCCGCGTGGGCCGAGCCGCTCGCCGGGTCGCTCGTGAAGCGCAGCTACGGCGAGCCGCGCTGGGACCCGAAGCAGGGCTCGGCCATCGCCGACGAGAAGGTGCTGCTGTTCGGCGTGCCGATCGTGCCGAAGCGACGGATGCAGCTGGCACGAGCGGATGCCCCGCTGGCGCGCGAGCTGTTCATCCGGCACGCGCTCGTCGACGAGGAGTGGGACACCTCGCGCCTCGACCGGCGGGTGTTCGCGTGGGTGCGCGCGAACCGGGCGCTCCGCGCCGAACTCGGCGACCTCGAGGCGCGCACGCGGCGGCGGGACATCCTGGCCGGCGACGAGGCCGTGGTCGCCTTCTACGAGGAGCGCGTGCCGGCCGACGTGTCGACGACCCGCGGGTTCGAGAAGTGGTGGCGCACCGAGCACCGCACGCGGCCCGACCTGTTCACGATGCGGCGCGAGGACCTCGTCGGCGACGAGGCCGACGGCCGCGGCGACGGGTTCCCCGACCAGTGGCGGCAGGGCGACCAGACGATCCGCCTCGCGTACCGGTTCGACCCGGGCGCCGACGACGACGGCGTGACCGCGACCGTGCCGCTCGTGCTGCTGCCGCGGCTGTCGCCGGTCGGCTTCGACTGGCAGGTGCCGGGCCTGCGCGACGAACTCGTGCAGGCGATGCTTCGGACGCTCCCGAAGTCGATCCGCCGGTCGGTCGTGCCGGCGGCCGAGTGGGCCGCGCGCATCGGCGACGAGCTGCCCGGCGGGCCGGAGGACGGCGCGGAGCGCGAGCCGCTCGCCGAGGTCGTCGCCGCCACGATCAAGCGACTGACGTTCACGCCCGTCACGGCGGACGACTTCGATCCGGAGCGCGTGCCGGCGCACCTGCGCATGACGTTCCGGGTGGTCGACGAGCGCGGCCGCGCCGTCGGCTCGGGCACGGACCTCACCGAGCTGCAGCGCCGGCTCGCCGACCGCACGCGTGCGGCCGTGGCCGACGCCGTCTCGAAGCCCGGCCGGGCGCGCGGGAGACAGCGCCCCGCCGAGACCGCGGCAGCGGATACCGCAGGAGCGGCGAGCGCAGGACCGGCGATCGCGGAACGCTCGGGCGTGACCGCCTGGGAGTGGGACGAGCTGCCCCGCCACGTCGACACGCGGCAGGCCGGCAACGTGATCCGCGCCTACCCGGCGCTCGTCGACGACGGGGACGCCGTGTCGGTGCGGCTGGTCGCGACCGCCGCCGAGCGCGACCGGGCGTCGCGGCGCGGCATCCGTCGCCTGCTCGTGCTGGCCACGCCGTCGCCCGTCTCGTACGTGCAGGAGCACCTGTCGAACCAGGAGAAGCTGCTGCTCGCGGCGAGCCCCTACGGCGGCACCCGCGCGCTGCTCGACGACTGCCTCGCGGCCTGCGTCGACGCCGTGCTGCGCGAGCGGCACCCCGACGGGCTGCTGTTCACCCGTGCCGAGTTCGAGGCCGTGCGCGACGCGGTCTCGGCGAGCGTGATGCAGCGACTCGACGACACGGTCGCGCTCGTCACGCGCGTGCTGCAGCGCTGGCGCGAGGCCGACAGGGCGATCCGCGGCGCGACGAGCCTGCCGCTCATGCACGCGCTCGGCGACGCCCGCGCGCAGCTCGACGCGCTCGTGCGACCCGGCTTCGTGCTCGCGACGGGACTCGAGCGGCTGGTGCACCTGCCCCGCTACGTCGAGGGCATCGTCGTGCGGGTGCGGAAGCTCCAGGAGCAGCCCGGCCGCGACCGGCAGTGGATGAACGAGCTCGAGAAGGCCACGGCCGCATACGAGTCGGCCGGCGGGGCGATCCCGCTCGCCGCCGACTCCCCCGCCGAACTCGTGCGCGCCCGCTGGCTGCTCGAGGAGCTGCGGGTGAGCCTGTTCGCGCAGGAGCTGCGCACCGCCGAGCCGGTCTCGGTGCAGCGCATCGCGAAGGCGCTCGCGGGCTGA
- a CDS encoding acyl-CoA dehydrogenase family protein, translating to MTVDDVLTEGLLTRIRARAADYDRENRFFDEDLAELREAGYLRALVPVELGGLGWSLGDALQAQARLAGAAPATALGVNMHLVWTGVAKILADRGDDTLGFLQREAADGEVFAFGISEAGNDLMLFGSRSEARPQPDGGYRFHGRKIFTSMSPAWTRLGTMGLDTWSSDAPKIVYAFIDRDDPDVSSLDDWDTIGMRASQSRTTVLDGAFAPADRVVRRLDPEPNADPFVFGIFAAFELLLAAVYTGIGDRALELAVEAAHARTSMKFDGRKLAHDPDIRRRVASAAIAQDALAPQLAALAHDVDALADHGPRWFPKLSGMKVRATETARATVDQAIRVAGGRTFFAGDELGRLSRDVLAGIFHPSDDESAHATVANAWLGPIPE from the coding sequence GTGACCGTCGACGATGTCCTGACCGAGGGGCTGCTCACCCGCATCCGCGCCCGTGCTGCCGACTACGACCGCGAGAACCGCTTCTTCGACGAGGACCTCGCCGAGCTCCGCGAGGCGGGGTACCTGCGGGCGCTCGTGCCGGTCGAGCTCGGCGGCCTCGGCTGGAGCCTCGGCGACGCGCTGCAGGCGCAGGCGCGGCTCGCGGGAGCGGCCCCGGCGACGGCGCTCGGCGTGAACATGCACCTGGTCTGGACGGGGGTCGCGAAGATCCTCGCCGACCGCGGCGACGACACGCTGGGCTTCCTGCAGCGCGAGGCGGCCGACGGCGAGGTGTTCGCGTTCGGCATCAGCGAGGCGGGCAACGACCTCATGCTCTTCGGCTCGCGCTCCGAGGCCAGGCCCCAGCCCGACGGCGGGTACCGGTTCCACGGCCGGAAGATCTTCACGTCGATGTCGCCCGCGTGGACCCGGCTCGGCACCATGGGCCTCGACACCTGGTCGTCGGATGCCCCGAAGATCGTCTACGCCTTCATCGACCGCGACGACCCCGACGTGTCGAGCCTCGACGACTGGGACACGATCGGCATGCGCGCGAGCCAGAGCCGCACGACCGTGCTCGACGGCGCCTTCGCGCCCGCCGACCGGGTGGTGCGCCGGCTCGATCCGGAACCGAACGCCGACCCGTTCGTGTTCGGCATCTTCGCCGCCTTCGAGCTGCTGCTCGCGGCCGTGTACACCGGCATCGGCGACCGGGCGCTCGAGCTCGCGGTGGAGGCCGCGCACGCGCGGACCTCGATGAAGTTCGATGGCCGGAAGCTCGCGCACGACCCGGACATCCGCCGCCGCGTGGCATCCGCCGCCATCGCGCAGGACGCGCTGGCACCGCAGCTCGCCGCGCTCGCGCACGACGTCGACGCGCTCGCCGACCACGGGCCGCGCTGGTTCCCGAAGCTCTCGGGAATGAAGGTGCGCGCGACCGAGACCGCCCGGGCCACGGTCGACCAGGCGATCCGCGTCGCCGGCGGGCGGACCTTCTTCGCGGGCGACGAGCTGGGGCGGCTCTCCCGCGATGTGCTCGCGGGCATCTTCCACCCCTCCGACGACGAGTCTGCGCACGCGACCGTCGCGAACGCGTGGCTCGGGCCGATCCCCGAGTGA
- a CDS encoding MFS transporter: MKRYADLLRTPGVARIIAAQLTARFPSGMLSLAFLLHVERETGSYGAAGLVLAATSVGQAVAGPLTSRFMGRWGMRPVLITTLVICAASVVAIAVLPLTVPLYMAIGLVCGLSTPPVQPAVRTIYPKMVNSRQLTPLFSLDASAQEIIWVVGPVVTTFISTQISTVWGILTAAALLVGGGIWFISSPELGRVRIPMSKRRFGVVLGRPPVLLGTIVGFLLIGACAAVEAGVVAVFGHDGAEAGIVLAIFAVGSLAGGLLFGHIPIGPWALARRMLIVFVGVAVAAAAMEFWWLAATLFVAGIGIAPALAVIFAIVSASVKFSDTAEAYGWIGTGQLIGAALGSAVAGFLIDGYGPVGAFVAAAVLAFVGVLVPTIGRRWHPDLRGRDASPIPDTEPVTITPH; the protein is encoded by the coding sequence GTGAAACGCTACGCCGACCTGCTCCGCACCCCGGGAGTCGCTCGGATCATCGCGGCACAGCTCACCGCCCGGTTCCCGTCGGGCATGCTGTCGCTCGCCTTCCTGCTCCACGTCGAGCGCGAGACCGGATCGTACGGGGCCGCCGGCCTCGTGCTCGCCGCCACCTCCGTCGGCCAGGCGGTCGCCGGGCCGCTCACCAGCCGCTTCATGGGGCGCTGGGGCATGCGACCCGTGCTCATCACGACGCTCGTCATCTGCGCGGCATCCGTCGTCGCCATCGCCGTGCTCCCGCTCACGGTTCCCCTCTACATGGCGATCGGCCTGGTCTGCGGCCTGTCGACGCCGCCCGTACAGCCCGCCGTGCGCACGATCTACCCGAAGATGGTGAACTCCCGGCAGCTCACGCCGCTGTTCTCGCTCGACGCGTCGGCGCAGGAGATCATCTGGGTCGTCGGCCCCGTCGTCACCACGTTCATCTCGACCCAGATCAGCACGGTCTGGGGCATCCTCACGGCCGCTGCGCTGCTCGTCGGCGGCGGCATCTGGTTCATCTCGTCGCCCGAGCTCGGGCGCGTCCGCATCCCGATGTCGAAGCGACGGTTCGGGGTGGTGCTCGGGCGGCCGCCGGTGCTGCTCGGCACGATCGTCGGGTTCCTCCTCATCGGCGCCTGCGCGGCGGTCGAGGCCGGGGTCGTGGCGGTCTTCGGGCACGACGGCGCCGAGGCCGGCATCGTGCTCGCCATCTTCGCCGTCGGCAGCCTGGCCGGCGGCCTGCTCTTCGGGCACATTCCGATCGGGCCGTGGGCGCTCGCCCGGCGCATGCTGATCGTGTTCGTCGGCGTCGCGGTCGCCGCGGCGGCCATGGAGTTCTGGTGGCTGGCAGCGACGCTGTTCGTCGCGGGCATCGGCATCGCGCCCGCGCTCGCCGTCATCTTCGCGATCGTGTCGGCGAGCGTGAAGTTCTCCGACACCGCCGAGGCGTACGGCTGGATCGGCACCGGCCAGCTCATCGGCGCCGCGCTCGGCTCGGCGGTCGCCGGCTTCCTGATCGACGGCTACGGCCCGGTCGGCGCCTTCGTCGCGGCCGCGGTGCTCGCGTTCGTCGGCGTCCTCGTGCCCACGATCGGGCGGCGCTGGCACCCCGACCTGCGCGGGCGCGACGCGAGCCCGATCCCCGACACCGAACCCGTCACGATCACCCCGCACTGA
- a CDS encoding DUF4188 domain-containing protein, with product MAKVNTGRMTHRHDGELVVFLIGMRVNRWWRPDLWLPAFLAMPRMLRELATTPDSGFLGARLLTGANGPYVVQYWSSHDKLYDYASDASGEHRPAWAAFNRAARRAPGAVGIWHETYQVARAESMYVSMPSFGLADATELVPVTSRSDRARQRYAQGEVTAPAWSAPAPGPRDLPARPARVMGWTHD from the coding sequence ATGGCGAAGGTCAACACGGGTCGCATGACCCACCGGCACGACGGCGAGCTCGTCGTCTTCCTGATCGGCATGCGCGTGAACCGGTGGTGGCGTCCCGACCTGTGGCTGCCGGCGTTCCTCGCGATGCCGCGCATGCTGCGGGAGCTCGCGACCACACCCGACTCGGGCTTCCTCGGCGCCCGGCTGCTGACGGGGGCGAACGGCCCATACGTCGTGCAGTACTGGAGCAGCCACGACAAGCTCTACGACTACGCATCGGATGCCTCGGGGGAGCACCGGCCCGCCTGGGCGGCGTTCAACCGGGCCGCGCGTCGGGCTCCCGGTGCCGTGGGCATCTGGCACGAGACGTATCAGGTCGCCCGCGCCGAGAGCATGTACGTGAGCATGCCGTCGTTCGGCCTGGCCGATGCCACCGAACTCGTGCCCGTGACCTCCCGGTCGGATCGCGCGCGCCAGCGCTACGCGCAGGGCGAGGTGACGGCGCCCGCGTGGTCTGCCCCCGCGCCCGGCCCGCGTGACCTGCCCGCGAGACCTGCCCGCGTGATGGGATGGACGCATGACTGA
- a CDS encoding SRPBCC domain-containing protein, translating to MSMDCEITRHGEGFLLEFDEVYPTTPDDLWEAVTTPERLARWMTEYRGDLRVGGSWEAIASDGSVWGVGEVTSCDPPRSFETVWHAREEQPTVLRVELAQVDGGTRLRLRHEGVQSIYYGAGWHVYLEQLGRHVVDPLPTHADEAAWDRRFGELSGDYEERFRALHG from the coding sequence ATGAGCATGGACTGCGAGATCACCCGGCACGGCGAGGGCTTCCTCCTCGAGTTCGACGAGGTCTACCCGACGACGCCCGACGACCTCTGGGAGGCGGTCACGACGCCCGAGCGACTGGCCCGATGGATGACGGAGTACCGCGGCGACCTGCGCGTGGGCGGCAGCTGGGAGGCGATCGCCTCCGACGGCAGCGTGTGGGGCGTGGGTGAGGTCACCTCGTGCGACCCGCCGCGCTCGTTCGAGACCGTCTGGCACGCGCGCGAGGAGCAGCCGACCGTGCTGCGCGTCGAGCTCGCGCAGGTTGACGGGGGCACGCGCCTGCGCCTCCGGCACGAGGGCGTCCAATCGATCTACTACGGCGCGGGCTGGCACGTGTACCTCGAGCAGCTCGGCCGGCACGTCGTCGACCCGCTGCCGACGCACGCCGACGAGGCCGCGTGGGACCGCCGGTTCGGCGAGCTCTCGGGCGACTACGAGGAGCGCTTCCGCGCGCTGCACGGCTGA